From Cecembia calidifontis, one genomic window encodes:
- a CDS encoding phosphoribosylanthranilate isomerase, with amino-acid sequence MALRTFVKISSVNNLSDARYCAGMQVNLMGFNLEENNKNYTSPEKFREITDWLSGVEFVAEFESAHPDSILKKLSHYEGFQYIQIKEDIHVNLLANTAYSLILLKEIQNLNELEELIKKAPSYNQFDITILLTSPLLEINNAFEEKIKELASICPVLLGFGLEAENVLQLIEKTGVKGIALEGGDEIKPGLKDFDDLAEILEILEIED; translated from the coding sequence ATGGCTTTAAGAACTTTTGTCAAAATTTCTTCTGTAAATAACCTTTCTGATGCCAGGTATTGTGCCGGCATGCAGGTCAATTTGATGGGATTTAACCTGGAGGAAAATAATAAAAACTATACTTCCCCTGAAAAATTCAGGGAGATTACAGATTGGCTTTCAGGAGTGGAATTCGTTGCGGAATTTGAATCTGCCCATCCGGATAGTATCCTTAAAAAACTCAGTCACTATGAAGGATTCCAATATATCCAGATAAAAGAAGATATACATGTAAACTTGTTGGCCAATACCGCTTATTCTTTGATCTTACTAAAGGAAATTCAAAACCTGAATGAACTTGAAGAACTTATAAAAAAGGCCCCTTCTTACAATCAATTTGACATTACCATCTTGTTGACATCCCCTCTTTTGGAGATAAACAATGCCTTTGAAGAAAAAATAAAAGAACTGGCTTCCATCTGTCCTGTTCTGCTGGGATTTGGTCTTGAAGCTGAAAATGTACTTCAACTGATTGAAAAAACAGGGGTAAAAGGAATTGCTTTAGAGGGGGGGGATGAAATTAAACCCGGGCTCAAGGATTTTGATGATCTGGCCGAAATCCTGGAAATTCTGGAAATTGAGGATTAA
- a CDS encoding S8 family serine peptidase: MANYKTLLIVLFFLFFGFSANAQNRYAIHYRYKPQEMFSLDNPAGYLTISSIERRLRQRITLDSLDLPVSEKYIKSIIPLVDQVLYHSKWLNASVVIANEENLEKIQSLDFVSSVEFVARGFVPEGRQLQAVNARSGMKANKKKNASTAEAPFDFQNGLLGIQEMHELGYTGKGITIAIFDAGFPGVDQIPAFSHLFENNQIIGTRDFVHVWNKNVFSKNQHGTNVLSLMASNDPDLLVAGAPDAHYILCITEEVPTEFRIEEYNWIKAAEYADSLGVDIINSSLGYWDFDDPGMDYSLEDMDGETAVISKGATIAANKGILVVTSAGNYGNRGERSITAPSDAKGILSVGATNMGMDRASFSSQGPTADGRIKPEVSTFGEQVWLIRSTGNLGRSSGTSFSAPQIAAFAAGLWQARPEWTKEKLIEEILKSSSQAEDPDNWLGYGIPNFAKAYYGPVLGGITVEEQEWKIYPNPLKGSELFIQFGNSEQGEFALLDLKGRVMKQASLSRGSLRDPFEVEIPELPSGIYIVEVQSGSDIKRTKLMKW, from the coding sequence ATGGCAAATTATAAAACATTACTTATTGTTTTGTTTTTTCTCTTTTTTGGGTTTTCTGCAAATGCCCAGAACAGGTATGCCATACATTATAGATACAAGCCACAGGAGATGTTCAGTTTGGACAACCCCGCTGGATATTTAACAATCTCCTCCATCGAAAGAAGATTGAGACAGAGGATTACCCTTGATAGCCTTGATCTTCCTGTTTCAGAAAAATACATAAAATCGATAATTCCTTTGGTGGACCAAGTGCTTTACCATAGCAAATGGCTGAATGCCTCTGTGGTCATCGCCAATGAAGAGAATTTGGAGAAGATTCAATCTTTGGATTTTGTAAGCTCTGTGGAATTCGTTGCAAGGGGTTTTGTTCCTGAAGGGCGGCAGCTTCAGGCTGTCAATGCCCGTTCGGGTATGAAGGCAAACAAGAAAAAAAATGCCTCAACGGCTGAGGCGCCATTTGATTTTCAGAATGGCTTATTGGGTATTCAAGAAATGCATGAACTGGGATATACGGGTAAAGGGATTACTATAGCCATCTTTGATGCAGGATTTCCGGGTGTGGATCAAATTCCCGCTTTTTCGCATTTGTTTGAGAATAACCAAATCATAGGAACCAGGGACTTTGTACATGTTTGGAACAAAAATGTGTTTTCTAAAAATCAACACGGGACCAACGTGCTTTCCCTTATGGCCTCCAATGATCCTGACTTGCTTGTTGCAGGAGCCCCCGATGCCCATTATATTTTATGCATCACGGAGGAAGTACCCACTGAATTTAGGATAGAAGAATACAATTGGATTAAGGCAGCGGAATATGCCGATAGCTTAGGGGTAGATATCATCAACAGTTCTCTAGGATATTGGGATTTTGATGATCCTGGGATGGATTATTCTTTGGAGGATATGGACGGAGAAACAGCTGTAATATCCAAAGGAGCTACTATCGCTGCTAACAAGGGAATTTTGGTAGTTACCAGTGCAGGAAATTATGGCAATAGAGGAGAGCGGAGTATTACAGCTCCTTCTGATGCTAAAGGAATCTTATCGGTTGGCGCAACCAATATGGGTATGGACAGGGCCTCATTCAGTTCCCAGGGACCTACGGCAGATGGAAGGATAAAGCCTGAGGTAAGTACTTTTGGTGAGCAGGTTTGGCTTATCCGTAGTACCGGAAATTTGGGAAGATCCAGCGGAACTTCTTTTTCTGCCCCTCAGATAGCGGCTTTTGCGGCGGGCTTATGGCAAGCTAGACCGGAATGGACAAAGGAAAAGCTGATTGAAGAAATTTTAAAAAGCAGTTCTCAGGCAGAGGATCCTGATAATTGGTTAGGATACGGGATACCCAATTTTGCCAAGGCATATTATGGCCCTGTATTAGGAGGGATTACCGTTGAAGAGCAGGAATGGAAAATTTATCCCAATCCCCTCAAGGGTTCAGAACTTTTTATACAATTCGGAAATTCCGAGCAAGGGGAGTTTGCTCTCCTTGATTTGAAGGGGAGGGTGATGAAACAGGCATCTTTGAGCAGGGGGAGCCTTAGGGACCCATTTGAGGTGGAGATTCCAGAATTGCCTTCCGGTATTTATATAGTCGAAGTGCAGTCCGGATCGGATATAAAGCGGACAAAATTGATGAAATGGTAG
- the rpe gene encoding ribulose-phosphate 3-epimerase, giving the protein MSIKIAPSILAADFANLQKEVEMLNASEADYIHVDIMDGVFVPNISFGFPVTEAIKRHAKKPLDVHLMIVDPDRYLEEFKKAGAEIISVHYEACVHLHRTLQHIRSLGCKAGVAVNPHTPIEHLENILEEVDMVLLMSVNPGFGGQKFIPNTISKVRRLSKMIAEKGLNTLIEIDGGVNQANAPLLVEAGANVLVAGNFVFSSENPILTIKNLKNLQ; this is encoded by the coding sequence ATGTCAATCAAAATAGCCCCCTCTATCTTAGCGGCAGACTTTGCCAATCTTCAAAAAGAAGTTGAAATGCTTAACGCCTCTGAGGCAGATTATATCCATGTAGACATCATGGATGGCGTTTTTGTACCCAATATTTCATTTGGATTTCCTGTGACAGAAGCCATCAAGAGACATGCAAAGAAACCTTTGGATGTACATTTGATGATTGTGGATCCGGACCGGTATCTGGAAGAATTCAAAAAAGCAGGGGCAGAAATCATTTCTGTTCATTATGAGGCCTGTGTTCATTTACATAGGACGCTACAGCATATCAGATCCTTAGGATGTAAAGCCGGAGTAGCCGTTAATCCGCACACCCCTATCGAACATTTGGAAAATATTCTGGAAGAAGTGGATATGGTATTACTGATGTCTGTCAATCCGGGCTTTGGAGGGCAGAAATTTATTCCAAATACCATTTCAAAAGTTAGAAGACTGAGCAAAATGATTGCAGAAAAAGGTCTAAATACCCTGATTGAAATCGATGGGGGGGTAAATCAGGCCAATGCCCCCTTGCTTGTGGAAGCGGGAGCCAATGTCCTGGTTGCAGGTAATTTTGTGTTTTCTTCGGAAAATCCAATCCTAACTATTAAAAACTTAAAAAACCTTCAATAG
- the gyrA gene encoding DNA gyrase subunit A, with product MAQGENENIIPINIEEEMRGAYIDYSMSVIVSRALPDVRDGLKPVHRRILFGMQELGVLHNKPFKKSARIVGEVLGKYHPHGDSAVYETMVRMAQPWSLRYPLVDGQGNFGSIDGDNPAAMRYTEARLKRIAEELLIDINKETVDFQLNFDDSLKEPVVLPAKIPALLLNGASGIAVGMATNMAPHNLGEVVDGIIAYIDNRDITVSELMQHIIAPDFPTGGIIYGYNGVKAAFETGRGRIILRGKAEVETKDSGKEAIIISEIPYLVNKANMIEKTAQLITEKKIEGISAIRDESDRQGMRIVYELKRDAIPNVVLNNLYKQTQLQTSFSVNNVALVKGRPQTLNLKDMITHYVNHRHEVVVRRTEYELKEAEKRAHILEGYLIALDNLDEVISLIRSSRDPETARNGLMERFGLSEIQARAILDMRLQRLTGMEREKIQEEYKEIMLLIEDLKDILGSEERRMQIIKDELSEMKERYNDERRTVIEHNAEDFSYEDMIPNEEVVITVSHQGYIKRTLLTEYRTQSRGGVGSRGAATKEDDWTEYLFTASTHNYLLIFTDHGKLFWLKTYAIPEGSKTSKGRPIQNLINIEPEDKIRSIIQVGDLNDEDYVNNNFLVMVTKQGVIKKTTLEQYSRPRSNGIIALNIREDDQLLQVDMTNGDSHIIIAAKSGRAIHFHESTVRPMGRTATGVKAITLSDVKDEVIGMVCASREDASLLVVSEKGYGKRSPLEEYRITNRGGKGVKAMNITEKTGNLVAIKEVVDSDDLMIINKSGITIRTPVSELRVMGRATQGVRLIKLSEGDEISSVEKIKKDEEEEEPSAAPQNE from the coding sequence ATGGCGCAAGGAGAAAACGAGAACATTATACCAATTAACATAGAGGAAGAAATGCGTGGTGCCTACATCGACTATTCGATGTCGGTAATTGTTTCCAGAGCGCTTCCGGATGTCCGTGACGGACTCAAACCAGTTCACAGAAGAATACTTTTTGGAATGCAGGAACTGGGAGTTTTGCACAATAAGCCTTTTAAGAAATCAGCTAGAATTGTAGGGGAAGTGCTTGGTAAGTACCACCCACACGGTGATTCTGCAGTATATGAAACCATGGTACGTATGGCCCAGCCTTGGTCCTTGCGGTATCCATTGGTGGATGGTCAGGGTAACTTTGGCTCGATAGATGGAGATAATCCGGCTGCGATGCGTTATACCGAAGCTAGGCTGAAACGCATAGCAGAAGAGTTGTTGATTGACATCAATAAAGAAACGGTAGATTTCCAGCTCAACTTCGATGACTCCCTAAAGGAGCCTGTTGTTCTTCCTGCTAAAATTCCAGCACTCTTATTAAATGGTGCTTCTGGAATTGCAGTAGGTATGGCGACCAATATGGCACCTCACAATCTGGGTGAAGTTGTGGACGGGATCATTGCCTATATTGACAACAGGGATATTACTGTATCTGAATTGATGCAGCATATCATTGCTCCTGACTTCCCAACTGGGGGTATTATTTATGGCTATAATGGTGTTAAGGCTGCTTTTGAAACTGGCCGCGGTAGGATTATTCTTCGCGGAAAGGCAGAAGTGGAGACCAAAGACAGCGGTAAAGAGGCTATCATCATTTCAGAAATCCCTTATTTGGTCAATAAGGCCAACATGATAGAGAAGACGGCCCAGCTGATCACTGAAAAGAAAATAGAAGGAATTTCCGCCATCAGGGATGAATCTGACCGTCAGGGAATGAGGATTGTTTATGAACTGAAAAGGGATGCCATACCCAATGTGGTATTGAATAACCTTTATAAACAAACACAGTTACAGACATCATTCTCAGTTAATAATGTGGCCTTAGTAAAAGGAAGGCCGCAAACCTTGAACCTGAAAGACATGATTACCCACTATGTCAATCACAGGCATGAAGTGGTGGTCAGAAGAACTGAATACGAATTAAAAGAAGCCGAGAAGAGGGCTCACATCCTGGAAGGTTATCTGATAGCCTTAGACAATCTAGATGAGGTGATTTCTTTGATCAGAAGCTCAAGAGATCCGGAGACCGCAAGGAATGGCTTGATGGAGCGCTTTGGCCTAAGTGAAATTCAGGCCCGTGCGATCCTCGACATGAGGTTGCAACGTCTGACAGGTATGGAGCGGGAGAAGATCCAAGAGGAATACAAAGAGATCATGCTGTTGATTGAAGATCTAAAAGATATCCTTGGGAGCGAAGAAAGAAGGATGCAGATTATCAAGGATGAATTGTCTGAAATGAAAGAGCGTTACAATGACGAAAGAAGAACCGTCATTGAGCACAACGCTGAGGATTTCAGTTACGAAGACATGATTCCAAATGAAGAAGTGGTCATTACCGTATCTCATCAAGGTTATATTAAGAGGACTTTGTTGACAGAATATAGGACACAAAGTAGAGGTGGAGTGGGTTCCAGAGGTGCGGCTACCAAAGAGGATGATTGGACAGAATACTTGTTTACTGCTTCCACGCATAATTATCTGCTGATTTTTACAGATCACGGAAAATTATTCTGGTTGAAAACCTATGCCATTCCAGAAGGATCAAAAACTTCGAAAGGAAGACCCATTCAGAATTTGATCAATATAGAACCTGAAGACAAAATCAGATCTATCATACAGGTAGGAGATTTGAATGACGAGGATTATGTCAATAATAACTTCCTAGTGATGGTCACCAAGCAGGGGGTAATCAAAAAGACGACTTTGGAACAATACTCCAGGCCAAGGTCCAACGGTATTATTGCTCTCAATATCAGGGAAGATGACCAGTTGCTTCAGGTGGATATGACCAATGGGGATTCCCATATTATCATCGCGGCAAAATCAGGAAGGGCTATCCATTTCCACGAATCCACAGTCAGGCCGATGGGCAGGACAGCGACGGGTGTGAAGGCCATAACGTTAAGTGATGTTAAAGACGAAGTTATTGGCATGGTATGTGCTTCAAGAGAAGATGCAAGCCTGCTGGTAGTTTCCGAGAAAGGATATGGCAAGAGGTCACCTTTAGAAGAATACAGAATTACCAATAGGGGAGGAAAAGGAGTGAAGGCCATGAATATTACCGAAAAGACTGGTAATTTGGTGGCCATCAAAGAAGTGGTAGATTCAGATGATTTGATGATCATAAATAAGTCAGGAATCACTATCCGGACTCCGGTTTCAGAACTTAGGGTGATGGGACGGGCCACCCAGGGTGTACGTCTGATCAAACTCAGTGAAGGGGATGAAATATCCTCAGTAGAAAAAATTAAAAAAGATGAGGAGGAGGAAGAACCGTCTGCCGCTCCTCAAAATGAATAG
- a CDS encoding tetratricopeptide repeat protein, which produces MKKLILSLALVVAASTAFAQKKVVNSADRNFKKGDLEAAMNDIQAALENPETMNDPNTTLVKAKILTKMFELDEDMAASTVKTGRSALEAFDKTMSMVGNDKNSKIGKEVYKEEVPGLPDNLRPFSKMTLRNSAFNKALQAYEEDDYSMSYEFFNLVSEIDPADTTAHFNAGYLAYQELGKTEDAKKHFKALIEVPEYNKLNTYYFLIQIASAEDQDPEQAYKYVIAARKDFPEDKTLSEFEVQLLLQMNKMEEAMASVKEALKDDPNNSGLLLRYGYLLEQSGDLDGALEQYKKSVEVNPDFFEGNFYTGAILLEQARKILAEINELSDDEWEKRAPEMGMKADSYYKDAIPYFTKASELRDGQASGEVLELLFQIHTRLKNTAEAEKYNQRLISIFGPNWMER; this is translated from the coding sequence ATGAAAAAGTTAATTCTATCGTTGGCATTGGTTGTGGCTGCATCCACTGCTTTTGCACAAAAGAAGGTTGTCAACTCAGCTGATAGGAACTTCAAGAAAGGAGATCTGGAAGCTGCGATGAACGATATCCAAGCTGCTTTGGAGAACCCTGAGACAATGAATGATCCCAATACAACTTTGGTTAAGGCTAAAATTTTAACCAAAATGTTTGAATTGGATGAAGATATGGCAGCATCTACTGTCAAAACTGGAAGATCCGCTTTGGAGGCATTCGATAAAACCATGTCTATGGTCGGAAATGACAAAAACAGCAAAATCGGGAAAGAAGTCTATAAAGAAGAGGTACCTGGTCTTCCTGATAACTTAAGGCCATTCTCAAAAATGACGCTTAGAAATTCTGCTTTCAACAAAGCACTTCAAGCTTATGAAGAGGATGATTATTCCATGTCTTATGAATTCTTCAATCTTGTTTCAGAAATTGACCCAGCTGACACCACAGCACACTTCAATGCAGGATACTTGGCTTACCAAGAGCTAGGCAAAACAGAGGATGCCAAAAAGCATTTCAAGGCTTTGATTGAAGTTCCTGAATATAACAAGTTGAATACTTATTACTTCCTGATCCAAATCGCAAGTGCAGAAGACCAGGATCCAGAGCAGGCTTATAAATATGTGATTGCGGCTAGAAAAGACTTCCCTGAGGATAAAACTTTATCGGAGTTTGAGGTTCAATTATTGCTTCAAATGAACAAAATGGAAGAAGCCATGGCTTCTGTGAAGGAGGCTTTGAAGGATGATCCAAATAATTCAGGCTTGCTTTTGAGATACGGCTACCTATTGGAGCAATCTGGAGATTTGGATGGCGCTTTGGAGCAATACAAGAAATCTGTTGAAGTAAATCCAGACTTTTTTGAAGGTAATTTTTATACTGGAGCAATTTTATTGGAACAAGCTAGAAAAATTTTAGCTGAAATCAATGAACTTTCAGATGATGAATGGGAGAAAAGAGCACCTGAAATGGGGATGAAAGCAGACTCATATTATAAAGATGCCATTCCTTATTTTACTAAAGCTTCTGAACTTAGGGATGGACAAGCATCTGGCGAAGTTTTGGAATTATTGTTTCAAATTCATACAAGGTTGAAAAATACTGCTGAAGCAGAAAAATATAACCAAAGGTTAATTAGTATATTCGGCCCCAATTGGATGGAAAGATAA
- a CDS encoding BF3164 family lipoprotein: protein MNKFILFIVLIFISCKDENPVNEKILTSKKIIFNELINPQKIFLKGDYIIVFERNGIPEDKAPIHLIDLIEFKYKTSCGKIGFGPGELPDAHNFDFGFNDSTFWVYSALDKKINEFSLFFYNDLALNQIKQSEQFYKVYSALFSEEEKFIGLQVDSPHRFIEFDILNGQEEGFGKLKNFTDLKIEDSFLLSQLNMGWFGSSQNKSIFAVAYNFFPVVEIFHKETQEFYYFIKDESFKPKFKIQGNTGNDFIFWDLNSPYQFRDIWITDKHIFALFGGYSENQIQKQSTVAKQVYKLSLKGELIEIYNLDRSINNFAVNNSEDLIIGLTTDENPGIAIFEINDNAVPK from the coding sequence ATGAATAAATTTATTCTCTTTATTGTTTTAATTTTTATTAGTTGTAAAGATGAAAATCCTGTAAATGAAAAAATATTAACTTCAAAAAAAATAATCTTTAACGAGTTGATAAATCCACAAAAAATTTTTTTAAAAGGTGATTACATTATTGTTTTTGAAAGAAATGGTATACCAGAAGATAAAGCACCTATTCATTTAATAGATTTAATCGAATTTAAATATAAAACTTCCTGTGGAAAAATTGGTTTTGGCCCTGGGGAGTTGCCAGATGCCCATAATTTTGATTTTGGGTTTAACGATTCGACTTTTTGGGTGTATAGCGCTTTAGATAAAAAAATAAATGAGTTTAGTTTGTTTTTTTATAATGACCTTGCGTTAAACCAAATTAAACAATCTGAGCAATTTTATAAAGTTTATTCCGCACTTTTCTCAGAGGAAGAAAAATTCATTGGACTTCAAGTAGATTCCCCTCATAGATTTATTGAGTTTGATATTTTAAATGGACAAGAAGAAGGTTTTGGTAAATTAAAAAATTTCACGGATTTGAAAATTGAAGACTCTTTTCTTCTTTCTCAGTTGAATATGGGCTGGTTTGGATCTTCTCAAAATAAAAGTATTTTTGCTGTAGCATATAATTTTTTTCCTGTTGTTGAAATTTTTCATAAAGAGACACAGGAGTTTTATTATTTTATAAAAGACGAATCTTTTAAACCTAAATTTAAAATTCAAGGAAACACGGGAAATGATTTTATTTTTTGGGATTTGAACTCACCCTATCAGTTCAGAGATATTTGGATTACAGATAAACATATCTTTGCTTTATTTGGAGGCTATAGTGAAAATCAGATCCAAAAACAATCCACTGTAGCAAAACAGGTCTATAAATTGAGCTTAAAAGGTGAGTTAATAGAAATTTACAATTTGGACAGATCAATTAATAATTTTGCAGTCAATAATTCCGAAGATTTGATAATAGGCCTTACAACAGATGAAAATCCTGGAATCGCTATATTTGAAATAAATGATAATGCAGTCCCCAAGTAA